The Pelecanus crispus isolate bPelCri1 chromosome 7, bPelCri1.pri, whole genome shotgun sequence genome includes a window with the following:
- the LYSMD2 gene encoding lysM and putative peptidoglycan-binding domain-containing protein 2 isoform X1, producing MRGGPAASRAGASAVAAAGRAAPEGAGAARHARGRGGGCGAGAEPRSLRSGGSMAESLREEPPGGPESEAELSQRLARTKARSYGSTASVAAPLAERYVEHRLSAGDTLQGIALKYGVTMEQIKRANKLFTNDCIFLRKTLNIPVISEKPLLFNGLNSLESPENETVDSSPSCDEGLVTVQEESSSSPSPQEPDNQPTAPEELSAKDFLQRLDLQIKLSKQAARKLKDGNVREEENEEGPYATSSYHQ from the exons atgcgcggcggGCCTGCCGCGAGCCGGGCCGGAGCCTCCGCCGTTGCcgccgccgggcgggcggcgcctgagggggcgggggcggcgcgccATGcccgggggcgcggcggcggctgcggagcCGGCGCGGAGCCGCGGTCGCTGAGGAGCGGCGGGAGCATGGCCGAGTCGCTGCGGGAGGAGCCGCCGGGCGGGCCGGAGTCGGAGGCCGAGCTGTCGCAGCGGCTGGCCCGCACCAAGGCCCGCTCGTACGGCAGCACGGCGAGCGTGGCGGCGCCGCTGGCCGAGCGCTACGTGGAGCACCGGCTCAGCGCCGGGGACACGCTGCAGGGCATCGCCCTCAAGTACGGCGTCACG ATGGAACAAATAAAGAGGGCAAATAAACTGTTCACTAATGACTGTATATTTCTGAGGAAAACCCTGAATATTCCTGTTATATCAGAGAAACCATTACTGTTCAATGGACTTAATTCACTGGAGTCTCCTGAGAATGAAACTGTTGACAGCTCTCCTTCTTGTGATGAAGGACTAGTGACAGTTCAGGAAGAAAGTAGTTCTTCTCCCAGTCCTCAAGAGCCTGACAATCAGCCCACTGCACCAGAAGAACTATCTGCCAAAGATTTCCTACAGAGATTGGACTTGCAGATTAAGTTATCCAAACAAGCAGCCAGAAAACTAAAAGATGGCAATGTCAG
- the LYSMD2 gene encoding lysM and putative peptidoglycan-binding domain-containing protein 2 isoform X2 translates to MAESLREEPPGGPESEAELSQRLARTKARSYGSTASVAAPLAERYVEHRLSAGDTLQGIALKYGVTMEQIKRANKLFTNDCIFLRKTLNIPVISEKPLLFNGLNSLESPENETVDSSPSCDEGLVTVQEESSSSPSPQEPDNQPTAPEELSAKDFLQRLDLQIKLSKQAARKLKDEEENEEGPYATSSYHQ, encoded by the exons ATGGCCGAGTCGCTGCGGGAGGAGCCGCCGGGCGGGCCGGAGTCGGAGGCCGAGCTGTCGCAGCGGCTGGCCCGCACCAAGGCCCGCTCGTACGGCAGCACGGCGAGCGTGGCGGCGCCGCTGGCCGAGCGCTACGTGGAGCACCGGCTCAGCGCCGGGGACACGCTGCAGGGCATCGCCCTCAAGTACGGCGTCACG ATGGAACAAATAAAGAGGGCAAATAAACTGTTCACTAATGACTGTATATTTCTGAGGAAAACCCTGAATATTCCTGTTATATCAGAGAAACCATTACTGTTCAATGGACTTAATTCACTGGAGTCTCCTGAGAATGAAACTGTTGACAGCTCTCCTTCTTGTGATGAAGGACTAGTGACAGTTCAGGAAGAAAGTAGTTCTTCTCCCAGTCCTCAAGAGCCTGACAATCAGCCCACTGCACCAGAAGAACTATCTGCCAAAGATTTCCTACAGAGATTGGACTTGCAGATTAAGTTATCCAAACAAGCAGCCAGAAAACTAAAAGATG
- the LYSMD2 gene encoding lysM and putative peptidoglycan-binding domain-containing protein 2 isoform X3: MAESLREEPPGGPESEAELSQRLARTKARSYGSTASVAAPLAERYVEHRLSAGDTLQGIALKYGVTRGGE, from the coding sequence ATGGCCGAGTCGCTGCGGGAGGAGCCGCCGGGCGGGCCGGAGTCGGAGGCCGAGCTGTCGCAGCGGCTGGCCCGCACCAAGGCCCGCTCGTACGGCAGCACGGCGAGCGTGGCGGCGCCGCTGGCCGAGCGCTACGTGGAGCACCGGCTCAGCGCCGGGGACACGCTGCAGGGCATCGCCCTCAAGTACGGCGTCACG